The following proteins are co-located in the Deltaproteobacteria bacterium genome:
- the fliG gene encoding flagellar motor switch protein FliG (One of three proteins involved in switching the direction of the flagellar rotation), producing MAGALSGYEKSAILLSLVGEETAAEVLKNLDMKEVGKITTHMSRLKTIKKETLDTVLKEVTGIISRDDFHIMAGDEYIKKILSKGLGEDNATKVLERALKDAPLDSLRWVDPWTLANFLMTEHPQTIAFILCLLEPIRAAEILSHFGEEL from the coding sequence ATGGCAGGCGCGCTCTCGGGATACGAAAAGTCGGCGATCCTCTTAAGCCTCGTCGGGGAGGAAACCGCCGCGGAGGTGCTCAAGAACCTCGACATGAAGGAAGTCGGCAAGATCACGACCCATATGAGCCGGCTCAAGACGATCAAGAAGGAGACGCTCGATACGGTCCTGAAGGAGGTCACGGGGATCATTTCCCGCGATGACTTCCACATCATGGCCGGCGACGAATACATAAAGAAGATCCTGTCCAAGGGTTTGGGAGAGGACAACGCCACCAAGGTCCTGGAGCGGGCTTTGAAGGACGCTCCCCTCGATTCGTTGCGGTGGGTCGACCCGTGGACGCTGGCGAACTTTTTGATGACCGAGCACCCTCAGACGATCGCATTCATCCTGTGCCTCCTCGAGCCGATCCGCGCTGCGGAAATCCTGTCCCACTTCGGGGAGGAGCTG